One window from the genome of Natronomonas pharaonis DSM 2160 encodes:
- a CDS encoding NAD(P)/FAD-dependent oxidoreductase, whose protein sequence is MTLPDSVDVAVVGAGPAGVGIGTALSFLDVETVILERDAVGASFRNWPAEMRFITPSFPSNGFGHPDLNAVVPATSPGAILDTQQPSGDEYAEYLQRAVDHYELPVETGIEVTTVTPLSDAAPESGGPAVSEPRGVAVDGGDTEGFRLETSGGSVHAQCVVWAGGQFGTPRTDVFSGAALCVHNAAVDSWADHAAANSTDEFLVVGGFESGIDAAVNLVELGCSVTVLDRGHPWATRHPDPSQTLSPYTLQRLDEVRDSEKLTLVGGAEVQEVHRTDDGQFAVHARPVGSDPVSGAPPTANAGWEDHSDGTFVVPTRPVLATGFDSDFGPVEELFPRERGSVRLTERDESPTTPGLFLTGPEVEHNGQKFCFIYKFRARLPVVAEEIGERLGVATEPLDQYREAGMFLDDLDCCEPVDCNC, encoded by the coding sequence ATGACGCTGCCGGACTCCGTTGATGTTGCTGTCGTCGGGGCGGGTCCCGCAGGTGTTGGTATCGGCACGGCGCTTTCGTTTCTTGATGTCGAAACAGTCATTCTCGAGCGCGATGCTGTCGGTGCCAGCTTTCGTAACTGGCCCGCAGAGATGCGGTTCATCACCCCATCGTTCCCCAGCAACGGATTCGGCCACCCAGACCTGAACGCGGTCGTCCCGGCCACCTCACCGGGGGCTATCCTCGACACGCAACAACCGTCCGGCGACGAATACGCCGAATATCTCCAGCGGGCCGTCGACCACTACGAACTCCCCGTCGAAACCGGGATTGAGGTAACCACCGTTACGCCGCTGTCAGACGCTGCACCCGAGTCTGGCGGGCCAGCGGTATCTGAGCCACGCGGCGTAGCCGTCGATGGCGGTGACACCGAAGGGTTCCGTCTGGAGACATCCGGAGGGTCCGTCCACGCGCAGTGTGTCGTGTGGGCCGGCGGCCAGTTCGGAACCCCGCGAACGGATGTTTTCTCAGGGGCTGCCCTGTGTGTCCACAACGCCGCGGTGGACTCTTGGGCTGACCACGCAGCGGCGAACTCGACCGATGAGTTCCTCGTTGTCGGCGGGTTCGAAAGCGGCATCGACGCAGCCGTCAATCTGGTTGAACTCGGCTGTTCAGTGACTGTCCTCGACCGCGGTCACCCTTGGGCCACCCGGCATCCGGACCCCAGTCAGACGCTCTCGCCGTACACGCTCCAGCGACTCGACGAGGTTCGAGACAGTGAGAAGCTGACGCTGGTCGGCGGGGCCGAGGTGCAGGAGGTACACCGCACTGATGACGGCCAGTTCGCGGTCCATGCCCGCCCAGTTGGTAGCGACCCCGTCTCCGGGGCCCCACCAACAGCAAACGCTGGCTGGGAAGACCACAGCGACGGAACGTTCGTTGTCCCCACCCGTCCGGTTCTGGCCACCGGCTTCGACTCCGATTTCGGGCCTGTAGAGGAGTTGTTCCCCCGCGAGCGCGGCAGCGTCCGGTTGACTGAGCGCGACGAGTCACCGACGACGCCCGGCCTGTTTCTGACCGGCCCCGAGGTCGAACATAACGGACAGAAGTTCTGCTTTATCTACAAGTTCCGGGCACGACTCCCCGTTGTCGCCGAGGAAATCGGTGAGCGCCTTGGGGTTGCTACCGAGCCGCTAGACCAGTACCGGGAGGCAGGGATGTTCCTTGACGACCTTGACTGCTGTGAGCCGGTCGACTGCAACTGCTAA
- a CDS encoding nucleoside recognition domain-containing protein encodes MSETRDPTSERRTERETVVVAGKESVGKSELVASLTGDRPTSGNFRGTTVRSERYTTDDYEFVDTPGIVLDTDTEATRDALSCVSDDETVLLVVPATDIDSDLEDLLPLVDGHLGAIVVTFWDKVEEADDTRRALETLSADIGVPIVPVDARNVSRPMADGGVESETLPEHGQPDEFARIMRAIDQPGIFPEETTRDIGRRIEPPKTVFEWPYVGPAVSIALLLLPAALAVWFANTLAGELDPLVGAAFEPLVMWAGTLPEPLATMLATQYGFLSMGPFLFVWAGPTMLIFAVVLGVYKNTGLVTRMTVSLHPTMRRVGLTGRDLVRVVMGFGCNVPAVINTRSCSDCTRCTTISAISFGSACSYQFPATLAVFAAVGMWWLVGPYLLALAATTLIYVAAVAPPEARQSQTVIDRRTFLSRPDARAVAREAWSALREFFFKALPVFVVITFAAALLDESGGIDALGGVLGPVMSAFNLPAEAALTVVLASVRKDGIALLTEGGTAATLSPLEVLVAVYLAGVLLPCLVTVFTVAREVSAAWAAKMVARQAAAAVVFALIIAWGGRVLLG; translated from the coding sequence ATGAGCGAGACACGAGACCCCACGTCGGAGCGCCGAACCGAACGAGAGACCGTTGTCGTGGCGGGCAAAGAAAGCGTTGGGAAGTCCGAACTGGTCGCCTCTTTGACCGGCGACCGTCCGACAAGCGGGAACTTTCGGGGGACGACAGTCAGAAGCGAGCGGTACACGACCGATGACTACGAGTTCGTCGATACACCGGGTATCGTCCTCGATACTGACACTGAGGCGACCCGTGATGCGCTTTCCTGCGTCAGCGACGACGAAACCGTACTGCTCGTTGTACCCGCGACCGATATTGACAGTGACCTCGAAGATTTGCTGCCGCTTGTCGACGGCCATCTGGGCGCTATCGTCGTCACATTCTGGGATAAGGTCGAGGAAGCAGACGACACCCGACGAGCGCTCGAGACGCTGAGCGCCGATATCGGCGTCCCAATCGTCCCGGTCGATGCCAGAAACGTTTCGCGCCCGATGGCAGACGGCGGCGTCGAATCCGAGACCCTTCCCGAACACGGGCAGCCAGACGAGTTCGCTCGCATCATGCGAGCGATCGACCAGCCGGGTATTTTTCCGGAGGAAACGACTCGCGATATCGGACGGCGTATCGAGCCGCCGAAGACGGTCTTCGAATGGCCGTATGTCGGCCCAGCGGTCAGCATCGCCTTGCTGCTTTTGCCCGCAGCACTTGCTGTCTGGTTTGCGAACACGCTCGCCGGCGAGCTTGACCCACTCGTCGGGGCGGCTTTCGAGCCGTTAGTCATGTGGGCCGGAACACTGCCCGAACCGCTCGCGACGATGCTGGCCACCCAGTACGGCTTCCTTTCGATGGGACCGTTCCTGTTTGTCTGGGCGGGGCCGACCATGCTCATCTTCGCGGTCGTCCTCGGCGTCTACAAGAACACGGGCCTCGTAACCCGAATGACCGTGTCGCTACACCCGACGATGCGACGGGTCGGGCTGACCGGTCGGGACTTGGTCCGCGTTGTGATGGGCTTCGGCTGTAACGTCCCCGCAGTCATCAACACGCGGTCGTGTTCGGACTGTACCCGGTGTACGACGATTTCCGCGATTTCGTTCGGCTCCGCGTGCTCCTATCAGTTTCCTGCGACGCTTGCGGTGTTCGCAGCGGTCGGCATGTGGTGGCTCGTCGGTCCCTATCTGCTGGCCCTTGCCGCTACGACGCTCATCTACGTGGCCGCGGTTGCGCCGCCCGAAGCCAGACAGTCCCAGACGGTCATTGACCGACGTACCTTTCTGAGCCGCCCCGACGCGCGCGCCGTGGCCCGCGAAGCCTGGAGCGCGCTCCGGGAGTTCTTTTTCAAAGCGTTGCCAGTGTTCGTCGTGATTACGTTCGCGGCAGCGTTGCTCGATGAAAGCGGAGGGATTGACGCCCTCGGTGGCGTTCTCGGTCCCGTAATGAGTGCGTTCAACCTGCCTGCGGAAGCAGCGCTCACTGTCGTCTTGGCATCGGTGCGAAAAGACGGAATTGCGCTACTGACGGAGGGCGGTACCGCAGCCACCCTCTCTCCGCTGGAGGTGCTCGTGGCGGTGTATCTCGCCGGTGTTCTGTTGCCCTGCTTGGTGACCGTCTTTACCGTTGCCCGCGAGGTGTCGGCCGCATGGGCGGCGAAGATGGTAGCACGCCAAGCCGCGGCAGCGGTGGTGTTCGCGCTTATCATCGCTTGGGGCGGCCGAGTTCTGCTCGGATGA
- a CDS encoding AIR synthase family protein gives MPGKVHPDDLLSHVFGRTGEDDPAVVKGPADGEDAAAIDPPAGTLVVSSDPISLAASRVGTLGVHVACNDIAVSGADPRWLSVVLMLPSERALEPITRDIHAAASDLGATIVGGHSEYVDALERPIVSLTAMGMTEAFVPTGGAEPGDRVVLTGAAGIEGTAILAADFGGELDVPTDVVERGASFFEDVSVAADAQILREYATSMHDPTEGGVAAGLHEIARASDVRLDVEREAVPIREATRALCDAAGVDPLRIFGSGAVAGTVPESEVDDALAALSDADIPAAEVGVVSEGSPELRMDGESTVDPIEDDLYPLWAAADSEK, from the coding sequence ATGCCCGGCAAGGTACACCCGGACGACCTGCTTTCGCATGTTTTCGGCCGGACCGGCGAGGACGACCCGGCGGTCGTCAAAGGGCCCGCCGACGGCGAGGACGCCGCCGCAATCGACCCACCTGCGGGGACGCTCGTCGTGAGCTCCGACCCCATCTCGCTGGCGGCCTCACGGGTCGGAACGCTCGGCGTCCATGTGGCCTGCAACGACATCGCCGTCTCCGGAGCTGACCCTCGGTGGCTCTCAGTCGTTCTCATGCTCCCGAGCGAGCGTGCCCTCGAACCGATAACCCGCGATATCCACGCCGCCGCCAGCGACCTCGGAGCGACAATCGTCGGCGGCCACAGCGAGTATGTCGACGCGCTCGAACGCCCAATCGTTTCTCTCACTGCGATGGGTATGACAGAGGCGTTCGTCCCGACCGGCGGAGCCGAGCCCGGCGACCGCGTTGTCCTCACCGGAGCGGCCGGTATCGAGGGGACGGCGATTCTCGCGGCCGACTTCGGCGGCGAGCTTGATGTTCCGACCGATGTCGTCGAACGGGGGGCATCGTTCTTCGAGGACGTAAGCGTCGCGGCGGACGCCCAAATTCTGCGCGAGTACGCGACATCGATGCACGACCCGACGGAGGGCGGTGTCGCTGCAGGGCTCCACGAAATCGCCCGCGCATCCGACGTCCGGCTCGACGTCGAACGCGAGGCGGTCCCCATCCGCGAAGCGACGCGGGCACTATGTGATGCCGCAGGCGTCGACCCGTTGCGTATTTTCGGCTCCGGGGCCGTTGCGGGAACCGTTCCCGAAAGCGAGGTTGACGACGCGCTGGCGGCGCTTTCGGACGCCGATATTCCGGCTGCCGAAGTCGGCGTTGTCAGCGAGGGCAGCCCGGAGCTCCGGATGGATGGCGAATCGACTGTCGACCCCATCGAAGATGACCTCTACCCGCTCTGGGCGGCGGCGGACTCCGAAAAATGA
- a CDS encoding prenyltransferase, with product MSTIHHTKRTLQPYFALVRAPFLVFTAIVILLPAAAAAEAGILNVTNTLLAFGSVLAAHVAVNILNLASDYRTGIDEATDETPYSGGNDVLVSGTLSYRRALAAGVIAILASALFVVPLVSQFGGIVLLFYGVGTVLVVGYTDVFARIGLGEFACGAGLTFLPTVAVGYIQAGTFPESVLYLSVPMFLVGFNLLLLNEFPDVEADRTNGRVNIPVVLGRQTAGYIYFGLVGVLVASLLYPIATGALPATVAVAILPIALLAPIFRTVVLEGNGDLTDDELGNHILWTQTTIVALAVGMAAAAVL from the coding sequence ATGAGTACCATTCACCACACTAAACGGACGCTCCAGCCGTACTTCGCGCTCGTTCGAGCCCCGTTTCTCGTGTTCACCGCCATCGTCATTCTGCTGCCGGCGGCTGCCGCGGCAGAGGCGGGAATACTCAACGTCACGAACACGCTGTTGGCCTTCGGCAGTGTCCTTGCCGCACACGTCGCCGTCAATATCCTCAATCTCGCCAGCGATTACCGGACCGGAATCGACGAGGCAACCGATGAGACACCGTACAGCGGCGGCAACGACGTGCTCGTCAGCGGCACGCTGAGCTACCGGCGCGCACTCGCCGCTGGCGTGATAGCGATTCTGGCCAGCGCGCTGTTTGTCGTCCCACTTGTCTCCCAGTTCGGCGGCATTGTCCTGCTGTTCTACGGGGTGGGGACGGTCCTCGTCGTTGGCTACACTGACGTGTTCGCCCGCATCGGTTTGGGGGAGTTCGCGTGTGGGGCCGGACTGACGTTCCTGCCGACAGTCGCGGTGGGATACATTCAAGCCGGCACGTTCCCGGAATCTGTGCTGTATCTCTCCGTGCCGATGTTTCTGGTGGGCTTTAATTTGCTCCTCTTGAACGAGTTTCCCGACGTTGAGGCAGACCGCACGAACGGACGAGTAAACATTCCCGTTGTCCTCGGCCGCCAGACGGCTGGCTACATCTATTTCGGACTCGTCGGTGTGCTGGTTGCCAGCCTGCTATATCCGATTGCCACCGGTGCCCTGCCGGCAACGGTCGCAGTCGCCATCCTGCCAATCGCACTTTTGGCGCCGATTTTCCGGACGGTAGTGCTGGAGGGGAACGGAGACCTGACCGACGACGAGCTCGGCAACCACATCCTCTGGACGCAAACCACAATCGTCGCGCTCGCTGTCGGGATGGCGGCTGCGGCGGTTCTGTAA
- a CDS encoding SDR family oxidoreductase, which translates to MGSSPNVGVTESSDTNPVALITGASSGIGAATARHFAHSGTNVVLAARNETSLTAVADDCEAAGSNALAVPTDVTEYDAVAALVDATIDRFGRLDTVVVNAGIGEKRDVPMSELPLEQFERVTETNVHGAYYTTKAALPALSDANGSLVFVGSYKGKHPSTSTPVYAASKWWLRGFALSVAGRVGPDGVGVTLVNPSGVTTGFGSEFRERTNDAALDDASTLDPSDVAAAIAYAVGQEAPATVTELDLNRRDIYERF; encoded by the coding sequence ATGGGCTCGTCCCCGAATGTGGGTGTGACCGAATCGAGCGACACGAACCCCGTCGCACTGATTACAGGTGCCAGCTCCGGCATCGGCGCTGCCACGGCACGTCACTTCGCCCACAGCGGGACAAACGTCGTTCTCGCAGCCAGAAACGAGACATCGCTGACAGCCGTTGCAGACGACTGTGAGGCAGCGGGGAGCAACGCGCTCGCCGTCCCCACTGACGTGACCGAATACGATGCCGTCGCGGCGCTCGTCGATGCGACAATCGACCGGTTCGGCCGACTCGATACCGTTGTGGTCAACGCCGGCATCGGGGAGAAGCGAGATGTACCGATGTCCGAACTACCGCTTGAACAGTTCGAGCGGGTGACCGAGACAAACGTCCACGGTGCCTACTACACCACGAAAGCGGCGCTCCCGGCGCTATCGGATGCCAACGGGTCGCTCGTTTTCGTCGGAAGCTACAAAGGAAAACACCCGAGCACGTCGACGCCCGTGTATGCGGCCTCAAAGTGGTGGCTCAGAGGGTTTGCGCTCAGTGTCGCCGGCCGCGTGGGACCGGACGGCGTCGGTGTCACCCTGGTCAATCCCTCCGGCGTGACGACCGGCTTCGGCTCCGAGTTCCGCGAGCGGACAAACGATGCGGCGCTGGACGACGCGTCCACGCTTGACCCGTCGGATGTCGCCGCGGCGATTGCGTACGCCGTCGGCCAAGAGGCACCAGCGACAGTGACCGAACTTGACCTGAACCGACGTGACATCTACGAACGGTTTTGA
- a CDS encoding MFS transporter has protein sequence MSIRSILRQEATALWGDGKGFALVAVAVGWGLLNGARMVYPVIIPYLQETYGLSLAVAGLLITVLWFFAAIGQLPGGILADRVDERVLMLAGTVVVAGALTLVVTSSSAAVLFFATAVWGLGHSVYPIARITFLSNLYRERVGSALGVTMATGDIGQTILPPVATVLAAGVAWQAGLGFIVPPLLVAGLFVVVTSSSRQPKPTRSESEPQRGMLAALKTLRTPAIGLMTGILFLYMFIWQSFTAFYPTYLTTVKGFAPATASLLFGFFFAVGVVVKPVAGTAYDRLGVRTSLVGVLLPATAGFLLLPLTDNVLFIVGITALISAMLGTGAITQSFLAEVFADDMKGAGLGVVRTLTAALAAGGPVVFGVIGEYGYFDWGYIALGVIMAVVVVLTLWMPKAR, from the coding sequence ATGAGCATTCGGTCGATACTCAGACAAGAGGCGACGGCACTGTGGGGCGACGGAAAGGGGTTCGCCCTCGTTGCGGTCGCCGTCGGCTGGGGACTTCTCAACGGAGCACGGATGGTCTATCCAGTCATCATCCCGTACCTGCAAGAGACCTACGGGCTCAGTTTAGCCGTCGCCGGGCTGTTGATAACCGTATTGTGGTTTTTCGCAGCCATCGGGCAGCTTCCGGGCGGCATCCTCGCTGACCGGGTTGACGAACGGGTCCTCATGCTCGCCGGAACGGTCGTTGTCGCCGGAGCACTCACACTCGTCGTGACATCGTCGTCGGCAGCCGTGTTGTTCTTTGCAACCGCCGTCTGGGGGCTCGGCCATTCGGTGTATCCGATTGCCAGAATCACGTTCCTCTCAAATCTCTACAGGGAACGGGTCGGGAGCGCACTCGGTGTCACGATGGCTACCGGCGACATCGGCCAGACTATCCTCCCGCCGGTGGCGACGGTGCTTGCAGCGGGGGTGGCATGGCAAGCCGGCCTCGGGTTCATTGTTCCGCCGCTGCTTGTGGCCGGGCTTTTCGTTGTCGTGACTTCGTCGAGCAGACAGCCCAAGCCGACCCGCTCGGAGTCAGAGCCACAACGGGGGATGCTTGCGGCCCTCAAAACGCTCCGCACGCCGGCTATCGGACTCATGACCGGAATCCTGTTTCTCTACATGTTCATCTGGCAGTCGTTCACGGCGTTCTATCCGACGTACCTGACGACCGTCAAGGGATTTGCGCCGGCGACGGCGAGTCTACTGTTTGGGTTCTTTTTCGCCGTCGGCGTGGTCGTAAAGCCGGTCGCCGGGACAGCCTACGACCGCCTCGGGGTTCGAACGTCGCTCGTCGGCGTGTTGTTGCCGGCGACTGCCGGCTTTCTGTTGCTCCCGCTGACCGATAACGTCCTGTTCATCGTGGGCATCACGGCGCTCATCAGCGCGATGCTCGGAACGGGCGCGATTACGCAGTCGTTCCTCGCCGAGGTGTTCGCCGACGACATGAAGGGTGCTGGACTCGGGGTCGTCCGGACGCTTACTGCGGCGCTCGCCGCCGGCGGACCGGTCGTGTTCGGTGTCATCGGCGAGTACGGCTACTTCGATTGGGGATATATCGCGCTTGGCGTCATTATGGCCGTCGTCGTCGTCCTCACGCTGTGGATGCCCAAGGCGAGATAG
- a CDS encoding MFS transporter: MDSTSPAGRTPTKAAVAFAVYVSVLTAAYYYNLTFIQLGLTDLGLERLGLSPERVAVGMGVLALVTLCTTLVSGYLMDRLGVGANPLSKFRVLFGIVVLQVATTYAVTAVTSFEQFLTWIALCSLLLGTAIPFAFSLLLDLVRPGIRGYAAGAVAGCAFFLAALFPFEWTIESFVPSAVAVLAPVALLLGVLSVPSIGDWVSGSRTDDSPGRQPVGVTQSGMLTAAFVGGVVLLFGAFFVDSLGFVRIIESEYVEASWQSSELGTRLLIAMTHVIGGLAAGVAYAKLRYHWLFVATFVLFAAAQFLYVYDAAVGGPAALAAVRPLLYVLAVSCYTTVAFALWPDLATPDRVGTYTAVGIGIGGWLATFTSTAAALVSERAEIALEVHLFIVGSVSVAFLLITGVLMYRAVQTA; this comes from the coding sequence ATGGATTCGACCTCTCCGGCCGGAAGGACGCCCACCAAGGCGGCTGTCGCGTTCGCTGTCTATGTGTCTGTTCTGACAGCGGCATACTACTACAACCTCACGTTCATCCAGCTCGGGCTGACCGACCTCGGGTTAGAGCGGCTAGGGCTCTCTCCCGAACGAGTTGCAGTCGGAATGGGCGTGTTGGCGCTTGTGACACTGTGTACTACACTCGTGAGCGGGTATCTGATGGACCGACTCGGAGTGGGGGCAAACCCGCTATCGAAATTTCGCGTGCTGTTCGGCATCGTCGTCCTACAGGTTGCGACGACGTACGCTGTCACCGCAGTTACATCGTTCGAGCAGTTTTTGACGTGGATAGCCCTTTGTTCGCTTCTGTTGGGGACGGCAATCCCGTTCGCGTTTAGCCTGCTTTTGGACCTCGTACGTCCGGGGATACGCGGATACGCTGCCGGGGCTGTCGCGGGCTGTGCGTTCTTTCTCGCTGCGCTGTTTCCATTTGAGTGGACCATCGAGTCGTTCGTGCCGTCGGCGGTTGCCGTGCTGGCACCCGTCGCACTCTTGCTCGGTGTGCTCTCGGTTCCGAGCATCGGCGACTGGGTGTCCGGCAGTCGAACAGACGACAGCCCCGGGCGACAGCCCGTGGGGGTCACACAGTCCGGTATGCTGACAGCGGCGTTCGTCGGTGGCGTCGTGCTGCTTTTCGGTGCCTTCTTCGTCGATAGTCTCGGCTTTGTTCGTATCATCGAATCCGAGTACGTCGAAGCGTCGTGGCAGTCATCGGAACTCGGCACGCGGCTGCTGATTGCGATGACGCACGTAATCGGAGGGCTTGCGGCCGGCGTCGCGTATGCGAAACTGCGGTATCACTGGCTTTTCGTCGCGACATTCGTGTTGTTTGCCGCCGCACAGTTCCTGTACGTGTACGACGCCGCTGTGGGCGGGCCGGCGGCACTGGCCGCGGTGCGGCCGCTCCTTTATGTGCTGGCAGTCAGCTGCTATACGACGGTTGCGTTCGCCCTGTGGCCGGACCTCGCGACGCCGGACCGGGTCGGGACATACACGGCGGTTGGCATCGGCATCGGTGGGTGGCTCGCAACGTTTACCAGTACGGCCGCCGCGCTTGTCTCCGAACGGGCCGAAATAGCGCTTGAGGTCCACCTTTTTATTGTCGGCAGCGTTTCAGTTGCGTTCCTCCTCATAACTGGCGTCCTGATGTACAGGGCTGTTCAAACAGCGTGA
- a CDS encoding cupin domain-containing protein has product MTHVPRAELLQQLDGADSDSARVVDTESMTVGLKRYREGPANEKGLREHTDDELYYILDGSGTIAVGDAVHSVAPGDVLYVEKGTSHDVQEVDEALTVLKVLAE; this is encoded by the coding sequence ATGACACACGTCCCACGAGCGGAACTGCTGCAGCAACTCGACGGAGCCGATAGCGACTCCGCCCGCGTCGTCGACACTGAGTCGATGACGGTCGGGCTCAAGCGATACCGGGAGGGACCGGCCAACGAGAAGGGGCTTCGAGAGCACACCGACGACGAACTCTACTACATCCTCGATGGGTCGGGAACAATCGCGGTCGGCGATGCTGTCCACTCGGTCGCCCCCGGCGACGTACTCTACGTCGAGAAAGGAACGTCTCATGATGTTCAGGAGGTCGACGAAGCGCTTACTGTGCTCAAGGTGTTGGCTGAGTAA
- a CDS encoding ATP-binding protein — MPAALSDPIGVAYVTVFLGSGLICLLLIPRVRTFDDPEIRAGLVWLLATAGAWGLLKTAYFLVPGPLREPSYLLGLVAGFATVWAWLYFCSAYTGRNLHRNKTLRRVSAAVFALVVSVKLTNPLHGLYFTTSEATAPFRHLAVNHGIIHWSSTGLSYILSAVGLFMLLELYMRSEYDTRPLAGLTVLLGLPVVFDIIALSTPRLINFIYAPIGVALFAVGVLFVFQEQLVAVSTALRGGAASVYLDGERQIRDATGAATALFPALEGATGDPLADVLPDVAACLDGGDPIFELGGGEESQYYLVEAEPVGVAGSEAQVLTFTDVTTLEQQRRQLHRRERELDEQNELYRAVLAASFAFVYRATPEGRLTFVSRSVEDALGYAPDALVGKPIDALAPTEEVTEEVRSYLDEVVSGESLQIQDLPLKHRDGRRVYTDVRVVPIYEAGVPESERTAADIVGVQGMVRETTDRHRREGLISVINRVLRHNVRNELTVINGYAEMLADDLEGESAASAEQILETTDRLLDLTESARKIEEAREASPELGSYDIIPILEEVVGQVETQYPNVSVSVDAPESAVALTLPRIETALFELLDNAAKHSVESPSVEIDVDVGSEGVTVTITDNGPGLPENERKVLATGVEDPLAHGRGLGLWLAYWIVTTLDGDIVVPNTDHGTTVELRLPKPEP; from the coding sequence ATGCCAGCGGCGCTTTCCGACCCTATCGGGGTCGCATATGTTACCGTATTTCTTGGAAGCGGGCTGATTTGTCTCCTTTTGATTCCGCGAGTGCGGACGTTCGACGACCCCGAGATACGCGCAGGACTGGTCTGGCTGCTGGCGACCGCAGGTGCGTGGGGACTCCTGAAAACAGCGTACTTCCTCGTTCCCGGCCCGTTGCGCGAGCCGAGCTACCTCCTCGGACTCGTTGCGGGGTTCGCGACAGTCTGGGCGTGGCTGTACTTCTGTTCCGCATACACCGGTCGGAACCTCCACCGGAACAAGACACTCCGCCGCGTCAGCGCCGCAGTATTCGCACTCGTCGTCTCGGTAAAGCTCACTAATCCCCTGCACGGGCTGTACTTTACTACCAGCGAAGCGACAGCGCCGTTTCGGCATCTGGCGGTCAATCACGGCATCATCCACTGGAGTTCGACAGGGCTGTCTTACATCCTCTCGGCTGTCGGGCTGTTCATGCTGCTTGAGCTCTATATGCGCTCCGAGTACGACACCCGTCCGCTCGCCGGGCTGACGGTGCTTCTCGGTCTTCCTGTCGTCTTTGACATCATCGCGCTGTCGACACCGAGGCTCATCAACTTCATTTATGCGCCTATCGGCGTGGCGCTCTTTGCTGTCGGTGTGCTATTTGTTTTCCAAGAGCAATTGGTGGCCGTCAGCACCGCACTACGTGGCGGTGCTGCCTCGGTGTACCTCGACGGCGAGCGACAGATTCGAGACGCGACCGGCGCGGCGACAGCGCTTTTTCCTGCGCTCGAAGGGGCGACTGGTGACCCGCTTGCGGACGTACTCCCGGACGTTGCGGCGTGTCTAGACGGCGGCGACCCGATCTTTGAGCTGGGCGGCGGCGAGGAATCGCAGTATTACCTCGTCGAAGCCGAGCCTGTCGGGGTGGCGGGCTCTGAAGCACAGGTTCTCACGTTTACTGACGTGACAACGCTCGAACAACAGCGACGACAGCTGCACCGCCGAGAGCGCGAACTTGACGAGCAGAATGAACTGTACCGTGCTGTACTCGCCGCGAGCTTTGCTTTCGTCTACCGGGCGACCCCGGAGGGGCGTCTGACGTTCGTCTCTCGGTCTGTTGAGGATGCGCTCGGATACGCACCGGATGCGCTCGTCGGCAAGCCCATCGATGCGCTGGCTCCGACCGAAGAGGTCACCGAAGAAGTCCGGAGTTACTTAGACGAAGTTGTCAGTGGGGAATCACTCCAGATTCAGGACCTTCCACTAAAACATCGCGATGGACGACGGGTGTACACCGACGTTCGGGTCGTCCCCATCTACGAGGCAGGCGTCCCGGAGTCCGAGCGAACGGCAGCGGATATCGTCGGTGTGCAGGGGATGGTCCGAGAGACGACCGACCGACACCGTCGCGAGGGACTCATCAGTGTCATCAACCGTGTGCTCCGACACAACGTCCGTAACGAACTCACAGTCATCAACGGCTACGCCGAAATGCTGGCAGATGACCTCGAAGGCGAGTCAGCGGCGAGCGCCGAACAGATCCTTGAGACGACCGATAGACTCCTCGACCTGACCGAATCGGCACGGAAGATAGAAGAGGCTCGGGAGGCGTCACCGGAACTGGGGTCATACGACATCATCCCGATACTCGAGGAGGTGGTCGGACAAGTCGAAACACAGTATCCGAACGTATCAGTTTCCGTCGACGCGCCGGAGTCAGCCGTGGCGCTGACACTTCCCCGGATAGAGACCGCGCTCTTCGAGTTGCTGGACAACGCCGCAAAGCACAGCGTCGAATCGCCGTCGGTCGAAATCGACGTAGACGTTGGGTCCGAAGGAGTCACGGTCACGATAACGGACAACGGACCCGGCCTTCCCGAAAACGAGCGCAAGGTGCTGGCGACCGGAGTGGAGGACCCACTCGCACACGGGCGCGGACTCGGGCTGTGGCTGGCCTACTGGATTGTCACGACGCTCGACGGCGACATTGTCGTCCCGAACACGGACCACGGGACGACAGTCGAGCTCCGCCTTCCGAAGCCGGAGCCCTGA